DNA sequence from the Alphaproteobacteria bacterium genome:
CCGAGCGCTCCCATTCACGATACGCTTCCTCCGCCCTCCGCGCCCGATACGGTGCGGGATGGCGTCGCGGCTAAAGGTTCCAATGGCGCGGAGCCGCCCCCTATGACGCCTAGGGCAACGCCACCATCGTCGCCCGTCGCCGGAGACATGGCCGGAGTCGATCAGCTTATCGACGCTACTGCGGTTTCGACGTTCGAGGATACCGGACCGCCGACGGAGCCAAGCGCCCGGCGTCCCGATGCCGGTGCCACGGCGTCGTCCCGCAGCGTCGATGTCCAAACCGTGCAGGTTGCGCAAGCCGCCAAGCCTGAAATGACGGCTGAAATGGCGATCGAGAGTATAGAGGCGGAAAACCGCCCGTTGCTGATCGCCAACATAAAGACGGGCGCGGATGTGGAAGTATCGCTGGCGCTAGCGCGGGGAGGTAGGTCTCTGGAGCATTTGAACGACAAGGAACGCCAGGTGCTGGTTGCCTTAACGAAAAGGGAGATGGCGCTAGACAAAAGCGATGCGACGAAAGTGCTTAAATCCCCTTGGGAGGAACTAGCCCAGGCCGCCGCAAACGCAGGCAAGCCTGACGCTGCTCTGCCCTCATCTTCACCGACATCGCCCCGCAATTACGAGGCGCTGAAGATTCCGTCGTCCAGCCAGCCGCCGGATTCGCGGCCGTCAGCTTCTCCGGATAATGGCCGTGATTTGTCCGGCGTTCCGACGCCTCGGGCGGAGCAACCTTCTCCGGGGTCTGGCGCTCCCGGCGCAAGTCCTGCAGCCACGGCAGCGCCGCGCCGCCGGGCGCCTGTTGTTGGCACCACTCCCTAAAAGATAGGGCGATCTTCAATCCCTCAACGCCCGGACAGCCATGTCCGGGCGTTTTTGTTTCATGCGTAGTTTTGTTGCCCATATTTAGTAAAAAACTTTCCTTTTTATGTACTTTTCGATTGACGGACGTTATATCTATGCTACCTTTTGTCCGCTAACCAAAACTTCACCAACCAGCTTTTAATGGAGATGAACATGGCAGCAGTGAGCAAAAAGCCCGAACCCAAGCAACCCGCAGCCAAGCAAGAAGAGGGCGGCGCGCCGAAGCGTCCGGTCGTTAAGCAGAAATTCTGGGAGCCTTCGCTCGACGTCGCTTGAAGACAGCCGAATGAGCATCAATCAACGATCATAAAATCGACATGGATAAATTGAAGCGCGCCCGTTGCCGGGCGCGCTTTTTCATGCAGGCATGGTATCTATCGTTCGTCATTTGATTCTCTGGCTCTCATGCCTCTCGCAGAAAATCTCGCCGCGATTCGCGCGGCCATCCACGCCGCCGCGAAAGAGGCCGGACGCGATCCGGGCGGCGTGCGATTGCTTGCCGTTTCCAAGGGCCAGCCCGTCGAAGCCATCGAAGCGGCCTATGCGGCGGGGCAGCGCGATTTCGGCGAGAATCGCGCGCAGGAGGCGGCGCGAAAATTTATCCAATTTCGCACAAGCCATCCGGACATTCGGCTGCATCTGATCGGCCCGCTTCAGACCAACAAGGCTGCCGATGCCGTCCGGCTGTTCGATGTGATCGAAACGCTCGACCGGCCCAAGCTCGCTTATGCGCTTGCCGAAGAGATGCGGCGCCAGGACCGCCATCCCGATCTTTATATCGAGGTGAATATCGGCCATGAGCCGCAGAAAGCGGGAATCGCGCCGGAATCCCTGGCGGATTTTCTTACGCTATGCCGCGGCGAGCTGAAACTTCCGGTGCGGGGCTTGATGGCCATTCCTCCGCTGGGAGACGATCCCGCGCTTTATTTCCGCAAGCTCGCGGCGCTCGCGGCGGCGCACGATCTTGCCGCATGCAGCATGGGCATGAGCGGCGATTTCAAAACCGCCATCGCTTGCGGCGCGACGGAAGTGCGGATCGGAACGGGAATTTTTGGGGCGCGGAATCAACACTGATGGGATGATCCGGATTTTTATGGCTTACCTGTCAAAATTGTCGAAAATTTTATGGATCGGGGCGGAATTGGAGGGAAAGCGGGAATCTGATTTTTAATTTAGCTGCCTTCGCCTGCGGCTACGAAATTCATCATGATCAGGCCGCTTTTCAAAATCACGATCAGCGTGGCGGTCGATAGCATATTGCCGTCTAACAGTGACGATATCATGTTGCCATGAATCAATGCCTCTATCATCTTGCTCTCCAGTGGTTGGCCAGTAGTTGGCTTACAGTCCTCCGTCGGGTCTTGGTTGCTGCGCTTGCTGTTCCATGTTCTGCCGGTAAAGGGCGGCGAAATCGATCGGGGCGAGTAAAAGGGGAGGAAAATTGCCTTCCCGCACCATATCGCTCAACACCGCCCGCGCGAACGGAAACAACTGGTAGGGACACTCTACCAGCAATAGGTTACGCAATTGTTGTTCCGGCATCGCCGGAACGCTAAAAAGTCCCGCATAGGATAATTCGGCAATGAATCCAGTACGTTCGCCGAATTTCGATTCCGCTTTAAGCGTCACGATCACCTCATGCACCCTGTCGCCCATGCCGCGCGCGGCGACATTGACCGCGACTTCCAGCTTCGGCTCGACGCCGCCGCCCATGAAAATGGCCGGAGCGTTGGGATTCTCGAACGACATGTCGCGCACATATTGGGCGTTAATCACGATGGCGCTCGCGGCGCTGGCGTGACTGCCCCCATTGAGGGCGGCGGCGGATGATTCACTCATGGATAACCTCGGTTTGTGTCCGCCACAGAAATACATGCTATTCCTTTCGGGATAAAGGAATGATTTGCAGTTGGGCCCATCTTGGTTAAAGTATGGGGCTTCGTTAATGAGCGAAGCCGTTTACGGCTTCGCGAGTTTACGAAATCCTTATCCCGGAAAAGTCCGGCTGCGCAGCAGATGGATTTTATCCGGGATCCAGAGAATAAAGTTCTTCGTTAATGAGCCAGGCCATGAAATGGTTTGAGGAATTTACGAAACCCTTACGAAAATTCCGGTAGCATCGCCCCCATGGCTTATTTCGACATCCTCTTCTTCGCTATCGTCGCGGTGGTTCTCATTCTCCGATTGCGCACCGTTCTGGGACGGCGCAACGAGGACGAGCCGCGCCGTCCGAATCCGTTCGGCATTCCGCCCGCGGGCAAGGAAGAAGAGGATGAGGAGTTCGCCGTCAGCCCCGCGCATGAGATGGCGATTCCCGAAGGAAGGCGGCAGGCGCTGCCGCCGCCGATCCTCGCGCCCGATTCTCTTGCCGGCGGCATCGAGCAAGTGCGCCGCCTCGATCCCCTGTTTGACGAAAAGCAGTTTCTCGCCGGGGCGAAATCGGCCTTTTCCATGATCGTCAGCGCCTTCGCGCAGAATGACATGGGCGCGCTGCGCAGCCTTCTGGGGCCGGAAGTTTATGCCGCGTTCGGCAAGGCGGTCGAGGCGCGCATGGCGGCGGGCGTCAAGCTCGAAACCGGCATTCACGCCATCAAGGAAGCCGAACTGACGCGCGTGAAACTGGCGGGCGACGTGGCGCGGCTGACGGTGCGCTTCGTCAGCGAGCAGAGCAACGCCGCCTATGACAAGGACGGCGCGCTGACCGACGGCGATCCGCAGCGGCGCGAGGAAATCGAAGACATATGGGTCTTCGCCCGCAATCTCAAGCAGAGCGATCCCGCCTGGCTGCTGGTCGAAACCGGGAATCAATAATGCGGTGGGCAATAATGAAGGGGCGATAATGAAGGGGGCAATGATGCGTCCGGCGGCCGCCCGCGCTTTCAGCCTTTTTCTGCTCGCCTTTCTTGCCGCCTGCGCGGAAAAGCCGCCTCCGGTCTCTTATGAGCCGCGAAGCTTCGCCGAACTGCCGGGCTGGGAGCAGGACGATCTGAGCGGAGCGGCGCAGGCCTTGCGCCGCTCCTGTCCGCCCAATGCCGCCAAAGACGAAAGCTGGCGCGAGGTTTGCGCGGCGCTGCCGGACGGCGGCGACAACGTGGCCTTACGTGCCTATTTCACGCGGAATTTCGAGGCCTTTCAGATTGTCGAAAACGGAAAAGACGAAGGTCTTTTCACCGGCTATTACGAAGCGGAAATCAACGGCAGCCGTGAACGGCGCGGGCGCTACACTATCCCGGTGTATGGCGCGCCGGAGGATTTGCTGACCGCCGATCTCGGCGCGTTCAAGCCCGAGCTTCAAGGCCAGCGCATCAGCGGCAGGGTGGAAGGCAAGCGCTTCGTTCCCTATCCCGACCGCGCGGCTATCACGGCAGGCGCGAAAAAGATCGACGCGCCGGTTCTGCTATGGACCGACGATTCGGCTGCGTTGTTTTTCCTGCAGGTGCAGGGATCGGGGCGCGCGCTGATGGAAGACGGCGCGGCGCTGCGGCTCGGTTATGGCGCGCAGAACGGGCGTCCTTATGTCGCGATCGGACGCATCCTCAAAGAGCGCGGCGAACTGCCGCAGGACGGCGTCACGATGGCGAGCATCCGCGCCTGGCTCGCGGCGCATGACAAGGAATCCGCCGAGCTTCTCAATCTTAACCCGTCCTATGTTTTCTTCAAACTTGCCGAGGGCGATCCGCGCGGCGCGCAGGGCGTTGAACTGACGCCGGAACGCAGCCTCGCGGTCGACCGGAATTTTATCGCGCTCGGCTCTCCGGTCTGGATCGACGCCGAAAGCCCTGATGCCAAAAACCCCGCTGGCGGAGAAGAAAGACTGCGGCGGCTTTTCATCGCGCAGGATACCGGCGGCGCGATCAAGGGCGCGATCCGGGGCGATGTCTATTGGGGTTATGGCGCGCGCGCCGCCGAGCTTGCCGGAAAAATGCAAAGCCGGGGCCGTGCCTATATCCTGCGGCCCAGAAAGGCTCCCGTGTCATGAAATTTCTGGGCCCCGCCCTCATTCTTGCATTCGCCGCCTTTTCCGCCCAGGCGGCGGACGAGACCGCGAAAGTGATCGGCAGTCCGGACGGGCGCACGCTTTTTCTTGAAAGCCGGGAACAGGCGCGGCTCGACGGCGTCGCCGCGCTCGACATCCCCGACCGGGCGGAAGAATTCGACCGCTGTCTGCCCAGCCTGCGCGGCCCCGACGCCGTCAGCACCACCTGCGATCTCAAGCTCGCGATGGCGGCGCGCAATTTGCTGCGCCAGATGACCGAAGGCAAGGATGTGCGCCTGAGCGTCGATCCGCAGCAGCGCGACGACCGCCACGGCAGGGTGTTGGCGCAGGTTTACGCTCCCGACGGCCATGGCGGCGAGCTTTGGACGCAGGAGAAACTGCTGGCGGCGGGCCTTGCCTATATCCGGCCCCCGGTGCAGCAGGAAGCGGCGCTGCCCGCGCTGCTGAAAACCGAAGCGGCGGCGCGCGCGGCCAAAATCGGGATTTGGCAATTGCCGGAATTCCATCCCATCCCGCCCGAAGACGCCGCCCAATATGAAGGCCGGCATGTTTTCATCGAGGGCGTGGTGCTGAAAGCCGCCAAGACCAGGAATAAAATCTATCTCAATTTCGGCCATGACTGGCGTCATGATTTCACCGCCATCATCGAAAAAGAGGATTGGAAAAAATTCGCCAAGGCCGAGACCGATGTCATGACGTTCGAGAACCGCAAAATCCGCGTGCGCGGCATTATCTATCAGGATAACGGCCCGATGATGCGGATCGCGTCGCCGTGGCAGATCGATGTCGTGGAATAGGCCGCATGGCTTTTCTTGCCGATACCATCTTCGCCCTCGCGAGCGCCCCGGGACGCGCCGGCGTCGCGGTCATGCGAATATCCGGCCCGCTGGCGGGCGAGGCGCTCCGGCAGCTGACGGGCCGCGACCTGCCCGAGCCGCGCCGCGCCGCCTTGCGCGAATTCCATCATCCAGGCGGCGCGCTTCTGGATCGCGGCCTCGCGCTATGGTTTCCGGCGCCGCATAGCTTTACCGGCGAAGATGTCGCCGAGCTTCATCTTCATGGCGGCCGCGCCATCGTCAGCGGCATGGCCGCCGCCCTCGCCTCGATGCCGGGCCTGCGCCTCGCGGAGCCTGGCGAGTTCACCCGGCGCGGCTTCGAGAACGGCAAGTTCGATCTCACCGAAGCCGAAGCGGTCATCGACCTCATCAACGCCGAAACCGAGGCGCAGCTGCGCCAGGCGCTGCGCCAGGCGGACGGGGCGCTGTCGCGCCTTTACGAGGATTGGCGCGCCCGGCTGCTGCGCGCGCTTGCCCATATCGAGGCCGATATCGATTTCGCCGACGAAGATTTGCCGCCCGGTCTTGCCGCCGCGCGCGTTCTGGAACTCAGCGGCCTTCGCGCCGAACTCGCCGCCCATCTCGCCGACAACCGGCGCGGCGAGCGGCTGCGCGACGGTTATCACATCGCGATTCTCGGTCCACCTAATGCTGGCAAATCGAGCCTGCTCAACGCGCTGGCCCGGCGCGACGCGGCGATCGTCTCCGCCGTGGCGGGCACCACGCGCGACGTGATCGAGCTGCAGCTCGATCTCGGCGGCTATCCGGTCATCGTCGCCGATACCGCGGGCTTGCGCGAATCCGAAGATGCCATCGAAAGCGAGGGCATTCGCAGGGCCGCCGCGCGCGCCGGACTGGCCGATCTCAAGCTTTTGGTTTTCGACGGCGCGTCGCTGCCCGATCTCGACCCGATGACGCTGGCGCTGCTCGACGACCGGGCGATGATGGTGGTCAATAAGCAGGATTTGATTTTCATGGAGAATGCAAAAGAGGCGTCATTCCCGACGCCGCATCGCGGCGAGCGGGAATCCCGTTTGATATCCTTCGATGAAAAAGTAAACGGGATGCCTGCTTTCGCGGGCATGACCACTCCTTTTATTATTTCCCTCAAAACCAATTTCGGCATCGAAGCTTTGATCGAGGCGCTGACCGCCCGCGTCGCGGCTGAACTCGCCGATACCGGCCAGCCCGCGCTGACCCGCCTGCGCCATCGGACGGCGCTGGAGGAATGCGCGGCGCATCTCGACCGCGCGCTGGCCGGGCTTCAGGAGAAACGCGAGACGGCGCTGACCGCCGAAGACGTCCGCCTCGCCATGCGCGCCCTGGGCCGAATCACCGGCAGCGTCGACACCGAAGATTTGCTCGACGTGATTTTCCGGGATTTTTGCGTGGGGAAGTAAGGGCTTCGTTAATGAGCTGCGCTGCAAGCGCGGCGAATTTACGAAACCCTTATCCCGGCGAAGGCCGGGATCCAGAAAAAATGAAGGTGGCGGAAGCCTTCGATTAACATTCATCCTGTAGATTTGCCCTATTTAAGGGGTCTTTCAGTCCGAAGGCGGTTTAGCCGCTTCCACCAAATCTTATCTGCTACTGCAGACCTAAATGGTAACGCACTTAGACCGGGTTTCTACGAAGAGGTATTATTCCATGCTCGTCATGTAGCTTGTCCGCTCTTCGCTTGAATGGCCCATTTTGATTCTTCCTTCGTTTCTCCCTTAGGCTAAACCTCCATTTGCTCGTTACAGCATATGGCACGAAGTTGGGGATTCCAAAAAGTGGGTCAAAAGACACCTCTTTCTGCGCTCCGCATTAGGAGCGTGCGGTCATTATATCCGATTCGGCAATTGCGATCAAATCGATTACTCATACACTTCCCGCCGGTGACCGATTCGCAGCACCAGCACGATCAGCCTGCGGTCTTCAATCTTGCAGACAATCCGATAATCGCCGACGCGATAACGCCACAGCCCGGCCTTGTCAGCCGTCAACCCTTCCCCAAATCGGCGCGGGCTTTCGCGCGAGGCGATTCGCTCTTCGAGATATTTGATGATGCGCTGCTGCGCCGTATGATCGAGCTTGCGGAATTCCTTGCGGGCGGATTCGTCCCACTCAACCGTCCACAAGGTCGGCGCCCTTCTTGATCTCGGCCATCGTCCAGCGGCGTCCGGGCTTCTTCAGCCTTTTCTGCGCCAGATAGGCGTCTTCCAAATCCTCGATATGCTGCAAGATGGCTTCGCGCGCGTAAAAAGTTTTGGTGCGGCCCGTCCTGGCGGCCAGCGCGGCAAGGCGCTTTTCGATCTCGGCGGGCAATCTGATGGCAAGCATGGCGGCATCTCCTTTTGCTATACATGTATAGCAGAAAAGCGGCGAACGGTCAAATGCGGCCATGCCGGAAGATCACGGCGACGCGAGCTGGATGCTGTGCGGCTGTTTGGTTTTTTTTGGCCTGGCGGGCGCGGTTTCGCGGCTCGCTTCGCGCAGGCGCTTTAATTCCCGGCTCACTCGTTTTAGCTGGCGCTCGATACGCTCCAGGTCGCTGGCCATGTCTTTGGAACGAAGCTTGGTCTTGCTTTTCTTCGGCGATCCGGGCCCGATGCCGCCCTGAAGCGGCTGATAGCCCAGCACTTTCACGCCCTCGGCTTTGGCGGCTTCCCACATGCGGCGCTTGAAGTCATCGTCCGAATCCGGATTCATCACCATCGCGCCGCCCCAAAACTTTTTGGCGTGAAGCACGCCGGCGCGGATGGCCTGTTCGTCTTGCGTCGCGCCATAGACGAAAGTGAGGCTTTTCTCTTCGATATAGACGCTGCCGGTCTCGGTGTCGGCGATGGCGGTCTTCATGTTCGTCCAGTAGTCGAGCGCGCCCACGCCGCCCCAATGCTCGGCGATCGCGGCGGGGATTTGCCGGACTTTTTCCGCGCGCTCGCGCTCTTGCTGTTCCTGCGTGAGACGATGCGTTGCCGCCGCCTTCCGGGCGTCCTCATATTGCCGTTGCAGTTCGGAAAGTTTCAGGTTGGCTTCGAGATTGCTGCCCGGCGCGGCGATGCGGCTCGTGAAAGCTTCATAGAGCGCCGTGGTCGCGTCCTGTTCCGCTTGCTGCGCGGCGTCAAGGCGCTCCCGATACATCGGGCCGCGATGATGTCTTTTAGAAGGAAGATTATTCAGGTCCATATATTCGCGATTACACAAATCCGAAAAGATGCGCAAGCCGCTTCGCTGCCGGGCGATGGAAAAATTAGAGTTCGGAATTCTTAAACCGGACGGTCGGCCCGTTCCGGCTCGACCAGCCGCAGATAGGGCGGCGGCTCGTGATGGGCGGGTGCCGCCTGGGGTGTATTCTGATTAACCTCGCCCGCCTCGCCGCCATGCATCATGGCGATGGTTTCGAGCGTGATGGTCAGGTCGAACGCGATTTTGCCGAGATCATTCGGCGCGGTGAGCCGGACATGCTCGAGGCCAAGCTCCTTGAACATCGAGCAGCAATGGATTGAGGCGATCAGATACGACAAATCCCGGAACAGCAGCGCGATCCGGTCGGCCAGGCCCTTGAATTCGGCGCTGTCGGGGCCGTGATGAAGCATGCACCGCGCCAGACAATGCAGGAATTCATTGCCGAAGACGGCGGCGTCGGGCTTGATATTCTCGCCATGCTTGACCCAGTGGGCCAGCCGGTCGCGGGTATCGGCGGTCAGATCGGTGCTGGTGTCGAGTTTGGCGGGAAGCCAGCTTATTTCCGCCATGCGGCGCTGGATGGTTTTGATGCCGAGGCGCTCGGCGCGGATATAAGCGAAGGCGTATTCCTCGCGGTTATATTCATCCTCAAGCGGGTATAAAGCGAAAATACTGAGCCGCTCCACCGCCAGCC
Encoded proteins:
- a CDS encoding YggS family pyridoxal phosphate-dependent enzyme, coding for MPLAENLAAIRAAIHAAAKEAGRDPGGVRLLAVSKGQPVEAIEAAYAAGQRDFGENRAQEAARKFIQFRTSHPDIRLHLIGPLQTNKAADAVRLFDVIETLDRPKLAYALAEEMRRQDRHPDLYIEVNIGHEPQKAGIAPESLADFLTLCRGELKLPVRGLMAIPPLGDDPALYFRKLAALAAAHDLAACSMGMSGDFKTAIACGATEVRIGTGIFGARNQH
- the secB gene encoding protein-export chaperone SecB encodes the protein MSESSAAALNGGSHASAASAIVINAQYVRDMSFENPNAPAIFMGGGVEPKLEVAVNVAARGMGDRVHEVIVTLKAESKFGERTGFIAELSYAGLFSVPAMPEQQLRNLLLVECPYQLFPFARAVLSDMVREGNFPPLLLAPIDFAALYRQNMEQQAQQPRPDGGL
- a CDS encoding Tim44/TimA family putative adaptor protein, encoding MAYFDILFFAIVAVVLILRLRTVLGRRNEDEPRRPNPFGIPPAGKEEEDEEFAVSPAHEMAIPEGRRQALPPPILAPDSLAGGIEQVRRLDPLFDEKQFLAGAKSAFSMIVSAFAQNDMGALRSLLGPEVYAAFGKAVEARMAAGVKLETGIHAIKEAELTRVKLAGDVARLTVRFVSEQSNAAYDKDGALTDGDPQRREEIEDIWVFARNLKQSDPAWLLVETGNQ
- a CDS encoding MltA domain-containing protein, producing MMRPAAARAFSLFLLAFLAACAEKPPPVSYEPRSFAELPGWEQDDLSGAAQALRRSCPPNAAKDESWREVCAALPDGGDNVALRAYFTRNFEAFQIVENGKDEGLFTGYYEAEINGSRERRGRYTIPVYGAPEDLLTADLGAFKPELQGQRISGRVEGKRFVPYPDRAAITAGAKKIDAPVLLWTDDSAALFFLQVQGSGRALMEDGAALRLGYGAQNGRPYVAIGRILKERGELPQDGVTMASIRAWLAAHDKESAELLNLNPSYVFFKLAEGDPRGAQGVELTPERSLAVDRNFIALGSPVWIDAESPDAKNPAGGEERLRRLFIAQDTGGAIKGAIRGDVYWGYGARAAELAGKMQSRGRAYILRPRKAPVS
- a CDS encoding thermonuclease family protein; protein product: MKFLGPALILAFAAFSAQAADETAKVIGSPDGRTLFLESREQARLDGVAALDIPDRAEEFDRCLPSLRGPDAVSTTCDLKLAMAARNLLRQMTEGKDVRLSVDPQQRDDRHGRVLAQVYAPDGHGGELWTQEKLLAAGLAYIRPPVQQEAALPALLKTEAAARAAKIGIWQLPEFHPIPPEDAAQYEGRHVFIEGVVLKAAKTRNKIYLNFGHDWRHDFTAIIEKEDWKKFAKAETDVMTFENRKIRVRGIIYQDNGPMMRIASPWQIDVVE
- the mnmE gene encoding tRNA uridine-5-carboxymethylaminomethyl(34) synthesis GTPase MnmE translates to MAFLADTIFALASAPGRAGVAVMRISGPLAGEALRQLTGRDLPEPRRAALREFHHPGGALLDRGLALWFPAPHSFTGEDVAELHLHGGRAIVSGMAAALASMPGLRLAEPGEFTRRGFENGKFDLTEAEAVIDLINAETEAQLRQALRQADGALSRLYEDWRARLLRALAHIEADIDFADEDLPPGLAAARVLELSGLRAELAAHLADNRRGERLRDGYHIAILGPPNAGKSSLLNALARRDAAIVSAVAGTTRDVIELQLDLGGYPVIVADTAGLRESEDAIESEGIRRAAARAGLADLKLLVFDGASLPDLDPMTLALLDDRAMMVVNKQDLIFMENAKEASFPTPHRGERESRLISFDEKVNGMPAFAGMTTPFIISLKTNFGIEALIEALTARVAAELADTGQPALTRLRHRTALEECAAHLDRALAGLQEKRETALTAEDVRLAMRALGRITGSVDTEDLLDVIFRDFCVGK
- a CDS encoding type II toxin-antitoxin system RelE/ParE family toxin: MWTVEWDESARKEFRKLDHTAQQRIIKYLEERIASRESPRRFGEGLTADKAGLWRYRVGDYRIVCKIEDRRLIVLVLRIGHRREVYE
- a CDS encoding TraY domain-containing protein, with amino-acid sequence MLAIRLPAEIEKRLAALAARTGRTKTFYAREAILQHIEDLEDAYLAQKRLKKPGRRWTMAEIKKGADLVDG